Proteins encoded together in one Paracidovorax wautersii window:
- a CDS encoding OpgC domain-containing protein, whose amino-acid sequence MPPTSNARRWEIDAVRGLMLVLMTVTHLPTRLTQPLGQPFGFVSAAEGFVLLSAYMAGLVYGRQAWRKSVAHMRQSFLRRAVKIYACQAATLLFLFTVIAFIGLKVDQPAVKGLMNFYLAQPLQALVGGLLLVYEPPLLDILPLYVLFMLASPWIMTFALRRGWAPVMAVSIGLWFLAQFGFSEWFYSHFIQAIPLSVPFSETGSFNMWAWQFLWMMGLWMGASRNDPEAPAFEFPRWALWTAGVVALIGFVWRHVIGQTPFPPAWGLNPLFDKWLLGPLRLIDLFALTILAIRFGPALAARLPRMRWLETLGAASLAVFCAHLVVVLLVLGLLGDAPRPWLHDIALLATCFATLYVVARITLWVDKPPDDGAPSQPATTQAGAGGAPCTVPATAGPLRQAVAPALSAPR is encoded by the coding sequence ATGCCCCCCACCTCCAATGCCCGCCGATGGGAGATCGACGCCGTTCGGGGCCTGATGCTGGTCCTGATGACCGTCACCCATCTGCCGACGCGGCTCACGCAGCCGCTGGGGCAACCGTTCGGGTTCGTATCGGCGGCCGAGGGCTTCGTGCTGCTGTCGGCGTACATGGCCGGCCTGGTCTACGGCCGCCAGGCGTGGCGCAAGAGCGTCGCCCACATGCGGCAATCCTTCCTGCGGCGCGCGGTGAAGATCTACGCCTGCCAGGCCGCCACATTGCTGTTCCTGTTCACCGTGATCGCCTTCATCGGCCTCAAGGTGGACCAGCCCGCCGTGAAGGGGCTGATGAACTTCTACCTCGCCCAGCCGCTGCAGGCGCTCGTCGGCGGACTGCTGCTGGTGTACGAGCCGCCGCTGCTGGACATCCTGCCGCTGTACGTCCTCTTCATGCTGGCCAGCCCCTGGATCATGACGTTCGCGCTGCGGCGCGGCTGGGCGCCGGTGATGGCGGTCAGCATCGGGCTGTGGTTCCTGGCGCAGTTCGGGTTTTCGGAATGGTTCTACAGCCATTTCATCCAGGCCATACCGCTGTCGGTGCCGTTTTCGGAGACGGGCTCCTTCAACATGTGGGCCTGGCAGTTCCTGTGGATGATGGGCCTGTGGATGGGCGCCAGCCGCAATGACCCGGAAGCCCCTGCGTTTGAGTTCCCGCGCTGGGCGCTGTGGACCGCGGGCGTGGTGGCCCTGATCGGCTTCGTGTGGCGCCATGTGATCGGGCAGACCCCGTTCCCGCCCGCGTGGGGCCTGAACCCGCTCTTCGACAAGTGGCTGCTGGGCCCGCTGCGCCTGATCGACCTGTTCGCGCTCACCATCCTGGCGATCCGCTTCGGCCCCGCGCTGGCCGCGCGGCTGCCGCGCATGCGCTGGCTGGAAACCCTGGGCGCCGCCTCGCTGGCGGTGTTCTGTGCGCACCTGGTGGTGGTGCTGCTGGTGCTGGGGCTGCTGGGCGACGCGCCCCGTCCCTGGCTGCACGACATCGCCCTGCTGGCGACCTGTTTTGCCACGCTCTATGTGGTGGCGCGCATCACGCTGTGGGTGGACAAGCCGCCGGACGACGGCGCACCGTCGCAACCCGCCACGACGCAGGCCGGCGCTGGTGGGGCACCGTGCACCGTGCCCGCAACGGCCGGACCACTGCGGCAGGCCGTGGCCCCTGCGCTCAGCGCTCCACGCTGA
- a CDS encoding histidine kinase, translating to MQETQILSTRPQPLPPPAPPAALQGRALVFDACHVGVILRAVLFVEAVLGVGAMFGAATPLQWLALVSLLTGGALPATLAWLLTACSLKKVLQRLPVAQQYAAGVLLGALSGAYACGILALVGVATPPPWLASMASGALLSAALVAGLVLRARGRTPAATTARLTELQSRIRPHFLFNTLNSAIALVRAEPAKAEALLEDLSDLFRHALVEQGESATLGEEILLARRYLDIEQVRFEERLRVQWVLDARADGARLPPLLLQPLVENAVKHGVEPSARGGKLRISTELRGSRVVVQITNTVPPAPADGAPAPRGHGIALDNVRARLRLLHDVEGDFSAGLHDGLYQVRIALPAPPR from the coding sequence ATGCAAGAAACGCAAATTTTATCGACCCGGCCCCAGCCCCTGCCGCCGCCTGCTCCGCCAGCGGCCCTGCAGGGCCGCGCGCTCGTGTTCGACGCGTGCCATGTGGGCGTCATTCTGCGCGCCGTGCTCTTCGTGGAGGCCGTGCTCGGCGTGGGCGCCATGTTCGGCGCGGCCACGCCGCTGCAGTGGCTGGCGCTGGTGTCGCTGCTCACCGGCGGCGCCCTGCCCGCCACGCTGGCCTGGCTGCTGACGGCCTGCAGCCTGAAGAAGGTGCTGCAGCGCCTGCCGGTCGCCCAGCAGTACGCCGCGGGGGTGCTGCTGGGCGCGCTGTCCGGCGCGTATGCCTGCGGCATCCTGGCGCTGGTGGGCGTGGCTACGCCGCCGCCGTGGCTGGCCAGCATGGCCAGTGGCGCGCTGCTGTCGGCCGCGCTGGTGGCGGGCCTGGTGCTGCGCGCCCGCGGGCGCACGCCGGCCGCCACCACGGCGCGGCTGACCGAGCTGCAGTCGCGCATCCGCCCGCACTTCCTGTTCAACACGCTCAACAGCGCCATCGCCCTGGTGCGCGCCGAGCCCGCCAAGGCCGAGGCCCTGCTGGAAGACCTGAGCGACCTGTTCCGCCACGCGCTGGTCGAACAGGGCGAGTCGGCCACGCTGGGCGAGGAGATCCTGCTGGCGCGCCGCTACCTTGACATCGAGCAGGTGCGCTTTGAAGAGCGGCTACGTGTGCAGTGGGTGCTGGATGCGCGTGCGGACGGCGCCCGGCTGCCGCCGCTGCTGCTGCAGCCGCTGGTGGAGAACGCCGTCAAGCACGGCGTGGAGCCCAGCGCCCGCGGCGGCAAGCTGCGCATCAGCACCGAACTGCGCGGCAGCCGGGTGGTGGTGCAGATCACCAACACCGTCCCGCCCGCCCCGGCCGACGGCGCCCCCGCACCGCGCGGCCATGGCATCGCCCTGGACAACGTACGGGCCCGCCTGCGACTGCTGCACGATGTGGAGGGCGACTTCTCCGCCGGCCTGCACGACGGCCTGTACCAGGTGCGCATCGCCCTGCCCGCCCCGCCCCGCTGA
- a CDS encoding Bug family tripartite tricarboxylate transporter substrate binding protein has protein sequence MSLHRTDPRLWNRRRVLAGGLAAAAATALPGLPTRAETGRPLRILVGFPPGGGTDAIARALADKLKDRLGVPVVVDNRPGAGGQIAAQALKAAPADGSTVFLTHDHTISILPQVVRHAGFDPERDFVPAGGFATFVNCFAVAGGTPANTFAEYLDWVRKAGGGQSAVGIPAPASTPEFLVRLLGERYRLDLVAAPYRGSAPLIGDLLGQQIPAGVASVQDFIEQHRAGKLRVLAVLGGQRQAALPQVPTFAELGLQGFEDTPYYGFYAPAGTPRGFIDTFSAALAQVVAVPAMQQRLAAMGLTVGYMAPAQLAQRERAYTTTWARIIRASGFQPQ, from the coding sequence ATGTCCTTGCATCGCACCGATCCCCGCCTCTGGAACCGCCGCCGGGTGCTTGCTGGCGGCCTGGCCGCGGCGGCGGCCACGGCCCTGCCGGGGCTCCCCACCCGGGCCGAAACCGGCCGGCCGCTGCGCATCCTGGTGGGCTTTCCGCCCGGCGGCGGCACCGATGCCATCGCCCGCGCGCTGGCCGACAAGCTCAAGGACCGGCTGGGCGTGCCCGTGGTGGTGGACAACCGCCCGGGCGCCGGCGGGCAGATCGCGGCCCAGGCGCTCAAGGCCGCGCCGGCGGACGGCAGCACGGTATTCCTCACGCACGACCACACCATCTCCATCCTGCCGCAGGTGGTGCGGCACGCGGGCTTCGACCCGGAGCGCGACTTCGTCCCCGCAGGCGGCTTCGCCACCTTCGTCAACTGCTTCGCGGTGGCCGGCGGCACCCCGGCGAACACCTTCGCCGAATACCTGGACTGGGTGCGCAAGGCCGGCGGCGGCCAAAGCGCCGTCGGCATTCCGGCGCCGGCCTCCACGCCGGAGTTCCTGGTGCGCCTGCTGGGCGAGCGCTACCGGCTGGACCTGGTGGCCGCCCCCTACCGCGGCAGCGCCCCGCTGATCGGCGACCTGCTGGGCCAGCAGATCCCGGCCGGCGTGGCCTCGGTGCAGGATTTCATCGAACAGCACCGGGCGGGCAAGCTGCGGGTGCTGGCGGTGCTGGGCGGCCAGCGCCAGGCAGCGCTGCCCCAGGTGCCCACCTTCGCGGAGCTGGGGCTTCAAGGTTTCGAGGACACGCCGTACTACGGCTTCTACGCCCCGGCCGGCACGCCGCGCGGGTTCATCGACACCTTTTCCGCCGCGCTGGCGCAGGTGGTGGCCGTGCCGGCCATGCAGCAACGCCTGGCCGCCATGGGCCTGACCGTCGGCTACATGGCCCCGGCGCAGCTGGCCCAGCGCGAACGCGCCTACACGACGACCTGGGCGCGCATCATCCGCGCCAGCGGTTTCCAGCCGCAGTGA
- the argH gene encoding argininosuccinate lyase: MSLSPASSPASQPSQDQLATKAQAWSALFSEPMSDLVKRYTSSVFFDKRLWQADIAGSLAHAEMLAAQGVISGDDHAAIQRGMAQITAEIESGGFEWKLDLEDVHLNIEARLTQLVGDAGKRLHTGRSRNDQVATDVRLWLRGEIDLIADLLKELQVSLVDVAEQNVEVILPGFTHLQVAQPVSFAHHMLAYVEMFARDAERMQDVRRRVNVLPLGAAALAGTTYPLDRERVARTLGMDGVCQNSLDAVSDRDFAIEFTAAASLCMVHVSRLSEELIIWMSQNFGFIKIADRFTTGSSIMPQKKNPDVPELARGKTGRVVGHLMGLITLMKGQPLAYNKDNQEDKEPLFDTVDTLKDTLRIFAEMVGGQPNAATGKKEGGITVNPQAMEQAALKGYATATDLADYLVKKGLPFRDAHETVAHAVKAAQSHACDLSELPLTVLQGFHPQIEKDVYEVLSLRGSLNARNTLGGTAPAQVRVQLARHRARLG; the protein is encoded by the coding sequence ATGTCCTTAAGCCCCGCATCCAGCCCAGCGTCGCAGCCCTCCCAAGACCAACTGGCCACCAAGGCCCAGGCCTGGTCGGCCCTGTTCTCCGAGCCCATGAGCGACCTGGTCAAGCGCTACACGTCGAGCGTTTTCTTCGACAAGCGCCTGTGGCAGGCCGACATTGCCGGCAGCCTGGCGCATGCCGAGATGCTGGCCGCCCAGGGCGTCATCAGCGGCGATGACCACGCGGCCATCCAGCGCGGCATGGCGCAGATCACCGCAGAGATCGAATCCGGCGGCTTCGAGTGGAAGCTCGACCTGGAAGATGTGCACCTGAACATCGAGGCCCGCCTGACCCAGCTGGTGGGCGATGCCGGCAAGCGCCTGCACACCGGCCGCAGCCGCAACGACCAGGTGGCCACCGACGTGCGCCTGTGGCTGCGCGGCGAGATCGACCTGATTGCCGATCTGCTGAAGGAGCTGCAGGTGTCGCTGGTGGATGTGGCCGAGCAGAACGTGGAGGTGATCCTGCCTGGCTTCACCCACCTGCAGGTGGCGCAGCCGGTGAGCTTTGCGCACCACATGCTGGCCTATGTGGAGATGTTCGCCCGCGATGCCGAGCGCATGCAGGACGTGCGCCGCCGCGTCAACGTGCTGCCGCTGGGCGCCGCCGCGCTGGCCGGCACCACCTACCCGCTGGACCGCGAGCGCGTGGCCCGCACGCTGGGGATGGACGGCGTCTGCCAGAACAGCCTGGACGCCGTGAGCGACCGCGACTTCGCCATCGAATTCACCGCCGCCGCCAGCCTGTGCATGGTGCACGTGAGCCGCCTGTCCGAAGAACTCATCATCTGGATGAGCCAGAACTTCGGCTTCATCAAGATCGCGGACCGCTTCACCACCGGCTCGTCGATCATGCCGCAGAAGAAGAACCCCGACGTGCCCGAACTGGCGCGCGGCAAGACCGGCCGCGTGGTCGGCCACCTGATGGGCCTGATCACGCTGATGAAGGGCCAGCCCCTGGCCTACAACAAGGACAACCAGGAAGACAAGGAGCCGCTGTTCGACACCGTCGATACGCTCAAGGACACGCTGCGCATCTTTGCTGAAATGGTCGGCGGCCAGCCGAATGCGGCCACGGGCAAGAAGGAGGGCGGCATCACCGTCAACCCGCAGGCCATGGAACAGGCCGCACTCAAGGGCTATGCCACGGCGACCGATCTGGCCGACTACCTGGTCAAGAAGGGCCTGCCCTTCCGCGATGCGCACGAGACCGTCGCGCACGCCGTCAAGGCCGCCCAGTCGCACGCCTGCGACCTGTCGGAGCTGCCCCTGACCGTGCTGCAGGGCTTCCATCCCCAGATCGAGAAAGACGTGTACGAAGTGCTGAGCCTGCGCGGCTCGCTCAACGCCCGCAACACCCTGGGCGGCACGGCGCCGGCCCAGGTGCGGGTGCAGCTGGCGCGGCACCGGGCACGTCTGGGCTGA
- a CDS encoding LytTR family DNA-binding domain-containing protein: protein MHILIVDDEALARSRLRMLLGDCAEPHAVVEAADADAALAMLRTGQPVDAVLLDIHMPGMDGLALAQALRSLPQPPAIVFVTAHADHAVSAFELDAVDYLTKPVRLERLQQALAKVQRARATPAPAPGADEALLIQDRGRTERVPLPEVLYLKAELKYVTVRTALRSYILDGSLAELEARHAALFLRVHRNALVARRAIRALEKHYDAEEGEGWAVRLHGLAEPLAVSRRQVAAVREVLAR from the coding sequence ATGCACATCCTCATCGTGGACGACGAAGCCCTGGCCCGCAGCCGCCTGCGCATGTTGCTGGGCGACTGCGCCGAGCCGCATGCCGTAGTGGAAGCCGCCGACGCCGACGCCGCCCTGGCCATGCTGCGCACCGGCCAGCCGGTGGACGCCGTGCTGCTGGACATCCACATGCCCGGCATGGACGGCCTGGCCCTGGCCCAGGCACTGCGCAGCCTGCCGCAGCCACCGGCCATCGTCTTCGTGACCGCCCATGCCGACCATGCCGTGAGCGCGTTCGAACTGGACGCCGTGGACTACCTGACCAAGCCCGTGCGGCTGGAGCGGCTGCAGCAGGCGCTGGCCAAGGTGCAGCGCGCGCGCGCCACGCCGGCCCCCGCGCCGGGAGCGGACGAGGCCCTGCTGATCCAGGACCGGGGCCGCACCGAGCGCGTGCCGCTGCCTGAAGTGCTGTACCTGAAGGCCGAGCTGAAGTACGTCACCGTGCGCACGGCCCTGCGCAGCTACATCCTCGACGGCTCGCTGGCGGAGCTGGAGGCGCGCCACGCCGCCCTCTTCCTGCGCGTGCACCGCAATGCGCTGGTGGCCCGGCGCGCCATCCGCGCGCTGGAGAAGCACTACGACGCCGAAGAGGGCGAAGGCTGGGCCGTGCGCCTGCACGGGCTGGCCGAGCCGCTGGCCGTCTCCCGCCGGCAGGTGGCGGCGGTGCGCGAGGTGCTGGCGCGCTGA
- a CDS encoding SGNH/GDSL hydrolase family protein translates to MPSPQAHRPLRLSLFPLLLACASVAATAAPVAGSSAAAVDASPAATVALPAAYARWQSSMDAFAAADRERHPQTDGVLFVGSSTIRLWSDLREDFRQLPVVINRGFGGSTMADCNYFVKSLVVQYRPRHVMVYAGDNDLAEGRTPAQVLESFQSFVTAVRTALPQTRISYISIKPSPLRASLLPRAREANALLASYVRTLPNSDYIDIFTPMMAADGSVRTDLFGPDRLHMNDAGYDLWRSVISAYVGRDGVMQAREAAPASATGPAAAAVAVPAAAGGIVRVSVER, encoded by the coding sequence ATGCCTTCTCCCCAGGCCCATCGCCCCCTGCGCCTTTCCCTGTTTCCCCTGCTGCTGGCCTGCGCCAGCGTGGCGGCCACGGCTGCGCCGGTGGCCGGGAGCAGCGCCGCGGCGGTGGATGCCAGTCCCGCCGCCACGGTGGCCCTGCCCGCCGCCTATGCCCGGTGGCAGTCGAGCATGGACGCCTTCGCCGCGGCCGACCGGGAGCGCCATCCCCAGACCGACGGTGTGCTTTTCGTCGGCAGCTCCACGATCCGCCTGTGGTCCGACCTGCGCGAAGACTTCCGCCAGCTGCCTGTGGTCATCAACCGCGGCTTCGGCGGCTCCACCATGGCCGACTGCAACTACTTCGTGAAAAGCCTGGTGGTGCAGTACCGGCCCCGCCACGTGATGGTCTACGCTGGCGACAACGACCTGGCCGAGGGCCGCACGCCGGCCCAGGTGCTGGAAAGCTTCCAGTCGTTCGTGACGGCCGTGCGCACCGCGCTGCCACAGACGCGCATCAGCTACATCTCGATCAAACCCAGCCCGCTGCGCGCCAGCCTGCTGCCCCGCGCGCGGGAAGCCAACGCCTTGCTGGCCAGTTACGTGCGCACCCTGCCCAACAGCGACTACATCGACATCTTCACGCCCATGATGGCGGCCGACGGATCGGTGCGCACCGACCTGTTCGGGCCCGACCGGCTGCACATGAACGATGCGGGATACGACCTGTGGCGCTCCGTCATCTCGGCCTATGTGGGGCGTGACGGCGTGATGCAGGCCCGTGAGGCTGCGCCGGCGTCGGCCACCGGCCCTGCCGCCGCAGCGGTCGCCGTGCCGGCTGCGGCGGGCGGCATCGTGCGCGTCAGCGTGGAGCGCTGA